A genomic segment from Glycine soja cultivar W05 chromosome 20, ASM419377v2, whole genome shotgun sequence encodes:
- the LOC114401929 gene encoding triacylglycerol lipase 2-like, protein MGFGSLIPTENERSLMERVATKTESNKVAGNAILYECVQTIMSIEDNGGLRVLAINILGGFLPNRDNNIRFISAHCFSFISGVLNLAMVESVDNQKIANHLDHMVSTLGRNPLKVLVQVNTSGEEFSLFSIVLLCITAAQGRKTLHLNNEWLTSFPDINDIDGICKTLVETQGYSCEEHQVTTEDGYILSLQRMPAGRSGEKADKPPVLLQHGIFSDASTWLVNSPDESLGFILADNGYDVWLANVRGTKYSSGHTSLIPNDTAYWDWSWDELASNDLPAFVQYVYNYTGQRIHHASHSLGTLMALAAFSQGQVLSMLRSASLLCPIAYMNQIPSIPTKLAADTFIANQDLYWLGIREFNPNGGGAASKFVEYICNKLKLNCSNLVSLVTGPNCCLNSSSTDSSIEPTATKNLIHLSQMIRTGKIAKYDYCGQGQNMQHYGQPVPPLYDMTAIPNEFPLFLSYGGQDYLSDVKDVQVLINDLKDHDRNKLVVLFKEDYAHLDFVRAVNAKQMIYDPMISFFNVN, encoded by the exons ATGGGATTCGGTTCTCTTATTCCCACAGAGAATGAGAGGTCCCTCATGGAACGT GTGGCTACGAAGACTGAGTCAAATAAAGTTGCAGGGAATGCCATTTTATATGAATGTGTTCAAACAATAATGAGCATTGAAGATAATGGTGGCTTACGTGTACTTGCCATTAATATCCTGGGAGGATTCTTGCCAAACCGTGACAACAATATCAGGTTTATTTCTGCTCATTGCTTCTCTTTCATAA GTGGAGTTCTAAATCTGGCCATGGTTGAGAGTGTGGACAATCAGAAG ATAGCAAATCATCTTGACCATATGGTATCAACCCTTGGAAGAAATCCTCTGAAGGTTTTGGTGCAAGTAAATACGAGTGGAGAAGAAT TTAGCCTGTTTTCCATAGTCTTGCTTTGCATAACAGCAGCTCAAGGGAGGAAAACACTTCACCTTAACAATGAATGGCTAACATCCTTTCCAGATATTAATGATATTGATGGTATCTGCAAAACACTGGTAGAGACACAAGGTTACTCATGTGAAGAACATCAG GTTACCACAGAGGATGGCTACATCCTGAGCTTGCAGAGGATGCCAGCTGGGCGGTCCGGTGAGAAAGCTGACAAGCCGCCCGTGCTATTACAACATGGTATCTTTAGT GATGCTTCAACATGGCTGGTAAATTCTCCAGATGAATCATTGGGATTTATCTTAGCAGACAACGGGTATGATGTGTGGCTTGCCAATGTTCGTGGGACAAAATACAGCAGCGGGCACACATCGCTTATTCCTAATGACACG GCTTATTGGGATTGGTCATGGGATGAGTTGGctagtaatgatcttcctgctTTTGTCCAATATGTGTACAACTATACTGGTCAGAGAATACACCATGCAAGTCATTCCTTG GGAACTTTAATGGCTTTAGCTGCTTTCTCTCAAGGGCAAGTGCTGAGCATGTTGAGATCAGCTTCATTACTTTGCCCAATTGCTTATATGAATCAGATTCCATCAATACCAACAAAACTTGCTGCAGACACATTTATAGCTAAT CAGGACTTGTACTGGTTAGGAATCCGTGAATTCAATCCAAACGG GGGTGGTGCTGCATCAAAATTTGTGGAATACATCTGCAATAAACTAAAATTGAACTGCTCAAACCTAGTGTCACTTGTCACAG GTCCAAACTGCTGCCTAAATTCATCCAGCACAGATAGCTCTATTGAGCCAACAGCAACTAAGAATTTGATCCATCTATCTCAAA TGATCAGAACAGGAAAAATAGCAAAGTATGATTATTGTGGCCAAGGACAAAATATGCAGCACTATGGACAACCAGTTCCTCCTCTTTATGACATGACGGCAATTCCAAATGaattccctctttttctcagcTATGGAGGGCAAGACTATCTATCTGATGTAAAGGATGTGCAGGTTTTGATCAATGACCTCAAAGATCATGATAGGAACAAGCTCGTGGTACTGTTCAAGGAAGATTATGCTCACCTTGATTTTGTTAGGGCTGTCAATGCTAAACAAATGATTTATGATCCTATGATATCTTTCTTTAATGTTAATTGA
- the LOC114402735 gene encoding probable E3 ubiquitin-protein ligase RHA4A: MSLPQTATSPPPHLYPQELQLKLYQAFIFSIPILFSIILFLLFYLFYLKRRASSLSSSSHLLPRTIANPPTTTPYHSSPCRLDLTLQFLDKLPRILFDEDLLARDSLCCVCLGEFELKEEVLQIPYCKHVFHFECIHHWLQSNSTCPLCRCSIIPTTKFLNPAPPINIISSDPPQHGAIISDSPLQLPPQPQDHQEEVVGASSNAANLSRE, encoded by the exons ATGAGTCTTCCACAAACTGCAACTAGCCCTCCTCCACATCTGTATCCACAGGAACTTCAGCTTAAGCTTTACCAAGCCTTCATATTCTCAATTCCAATACTCTTCTCCATCATTCTCTTCCTCTTGTTTTACTTGTTCTACCTTAAGAGAAGGGCTTCCTCTCTATCTTCCTCTTCTCACTTGCTTCCAAGGACCATTGCCAATCCACCAACCACCACTCCGTATCATTCCTCA CCTTGTCGTTTGGATCTGACCCTCCAATTCCTGGATAAACTTCCAAGAATTTTATTTGATGAGGATTTGCTGGCAAGGGATTCACt ATGTTGTGTTTGTCTGGGGGAATTTGAGCTGAAGGAAGAGGTGCTACAGATACCCTATTGCAAGCACGTGTTCCACTTCGAATGCATACATCACTGGCTGCAATCAAACTCCACTTGTCCACTTTGTAGATGTTCCATCATCCCCACTACCAAGTTCCTCAACCCAGCACCCcctattaatattatatcatcAGACCCACCCCAGCATGGTGCTATCATTTCGGACTCCCCATTACAATTGCCACCTCAGCCACAAGACCATCAAGAAGAAGTTGTTGGTGCTTCCTCAAATGCTGCTAATTTGTCAAGGGAATGa